In Deltaproteobacteria bacterium, the following proteins share a genomic window:
- a CDS encoding NADH-quinone oxidoreductase subunit F encodes MEGYRIGTVESLRLLRETLIAGEQTTGKLVSVCCGSGCMSSGSEHVREAFAREIKEQELEDEITVKKTGCHGFCERGPNVIIGPQNIFYNSVTEEDVPEIISETLLEDRVVERLLYEDPVTGQKCLYENDIPFYKKQKRIVLKNCGIIDPTIIEDYIKVDGFRALAKVLSQMTPEGVIEEIKLSGLRGRGGAGFPTGIKWETARNAPGKEKYIICNGDEGDPGAFMDRSVMEGDPYSILEGMMIAGYAVGASQGIIYVRAEYPLAVHHLSTAIAQAADLGLLGRNIMGRGFDFEIKIVKGAGAFVCGEETALIASIEGRSGRPRPKPPFPAIQGLWGKPTVINNVETLVNVSRIALNGGEWYSKIGTATDTGTKIFSLVGKVRNVGLVEVEMGTTLREIIFDIGGGIPEGKRFKAVQTGGPSGGCIPEELLDLPVGYESLAKVGSIMGSGGMLVMDESTCIVNIARYFLDFAQNESCGQCAPCRLGTKQMFKILQDITRGDGKPGDIEILLELSDAVKQASICGLGMTVPNPVVSTIRYFRKEYEEHIHEGRCRALVCRSLIFYRIKDYRCKACMKCLTACPVGAIIGAKWQVHEIDQSKCIKCGTCMAVCPKRFNAVECVTGLMEGSGDKSE; translated from the coding sequence ATGGAAGGCTACAGAATAGGTACCGTGGAATCGTTGAGACTCCTGAGGGAGACCCTCATTGCAGGTGAGCAGACAACAGGCAAACTTGTCAGCGTCTGCTGTGGAAGCGGTTGCATGTCTTCCGGAAGCGAGCATGTCAGAGAGGCCTTTGCCAGAGAAATCAAGGAGCAGGAGCTTGAAGATGAGATAACGGTCAAGAAGACGGGTTGTCATGGGTTTTGCGAGAGAGGGCCAAATGTGATTATAGGTCCGCAAAATATCTTCTACAATAGCGTAACAGAAGAGGACGTGCCGGAAATCATTTCCGAGACATTGCTTGAAGACCGGGTAGTTGAAAGGCTCCTGTATGAAGACCCTGTCACCGGCCAGAAGTGCCTTTATGAGAATGACATCCCCTTTTACAAGAAGCAGAAAAGGATTGTACTGAAAAACTGTGGTATCATAGATCCTACTATCATTGAAGATTATATAAAGGTCGACGGCTTTCGGGCCCTTGCCAAAGTCCTGTCTCAAATGACCCCTGAAGGAGTCATTGAAGAGATCAAGCTCAGCGGTCTGCGCGGAAGAGGAGGTGCCGGGTTTCCGACCGGCATCAAGTGGGAAACGGCACGCAATGCCCCTGGTAAAGAGAAATACATCATTTGTAACGGCGATGAGGGTGATCCGGGCGCCTTTATGGACCGGAGCGTCATGGAAGGCGATCCCTACAGCATATTGGAAGGGATGATGATCGCCGGTTATGCCGTCGGGGCCTCTCAGGGGATCATATACGTGCGCGCTGAATATCCGCTGGCCGTACATCATCTGTCCACAGCCATTGCCCAGGCCGCTGATCTGGGGCTCCTCGGGCGCAATATCATGGGGCGCGGGTTTGATTTTGAGATCAAGATCGTAAAGGGCGCGGGTGCATTCGTATGTGGAGAGGAGACCGCGCTTATAGCCTCAATCGAAGGAAGAAGCGGCCGGCCAAGACCAAAACCCCCCTTCCCTGCCATACAGGGACTGTGGGGCAAACCTACTGTTATTAATAACGTGGAGACACTGGTAAACGTCTCCAGGATTGCCCTGAACGGGGGCGAGTGGTATTCAAAAATAGGTACTGCCACCGATACGGGGACGAAGATATTCTCGCTCGTGGGAAAGGTCCGGAATGTGGGCCTTGTCGAGGTGGAGATGGGCACGACGCTTCGCGAGATCATCTTTGACATAGGCGGAGGTATCCCGGAAGGGAAGCGTTTCAAGGCGGTACAGACCGGCGGGCCATCAGGCGGATGTATCCCTGAAGAACTCCTGGATCTGCCAGTGGGGTATGAATCGCTGGCCAAGGTAGGGTCGATCATGGGCTCCGGAGGGATGCTCGTCATGGATGAGAGCACGTGTATTGTAAATATCGCCCGGTACTTCCTCGATTTTGCACAGAATGAGTCCTGCGGGCAGTGTGCTCCGTGCAGGCTCGGCACAAAGCAGATGTTCAAGATCTTGCAGGATATCACAAGAGGAGACGGAAAGCCCGGAGATATCGAGATCCTGCTCGAACTGTCCGATGCCGTCAAGCAGGCCTCCATATGCGGCCTTGGAATGACAGTCCCAAATCCCGTAGTATCTACCATACGCTATTTTCGTAAAGAGTATGAAGAGCACATCCATGAAGGACGATGCCGGGCCCTTGTGTGCAGGTCCCTCATTTTCTACCGTATCAAGGACTACAGGTGTAAGGCCTGTATGAAATGCCTGACGGCCTGTCCGGTTGGTGCCATTATAGGTGCGAAATGGCAGGTCCACGAGATTGATCAGAGTAAGTGCATCAAATGCGGGACCTGCATGGCGGTCTGCCCCAAGCGGTTCAATGCAGTGGAATGTGTTACCGGTCTGATGGAAGGCTCAGGTGATAAGAGTGAGTAG